Proteins co-encoded in one Pseudophryne corroboree isolate aPseCor3 chromosome 1, aPseCor3.hap2, whole genome shotgun sequence genomic window:
- the ZAR1 gene encoding zygote arrest protein 1 yields the protein MASFTEEAMDNYMYSAYNPYSYRYLNPKQKGMSWRQKNYMTNYGDAGDYFDNYQRAHLKAILSQVNPNLTPRLRKANTRDVGIQVNPRQDASVQCSLGPRTLIRRRDGTLKKPQQVPPDQGSPTTPTKSVHFPRTIAVYSPVVTGGKLSTIQGEEEEPEPKPQEEADKDEVPQKSVKEGSKVDDDPKEEVKEGQSEDQPTGSPGQTRLRFQFLEQKYGYYHCKDCNIRWESAYVWCVQGTNKVYFKQFCRTCQKSFNPYRVEDIMCQSCKQTRCTCPVKVRHVDPKRPHRQDLCGRCKGKRLSCDSTFSFKYII from the exons ATGGCTAGCTTCACAGAAGAGGCAATGGATAACTACATGTATTCTGCGTATAACCCTTATTCCTACAGGTATCTTAACCCCAAACAAAAAGGGATGAGCTGGAGGCAGAAGAACTATATGACCAACTATGGAGATGCTGGAGATTACTTTGATAACTATCAGAGAGCTCATTTAAAGGCCATCTTGTCTCAGGTGAATCCTAACCTAACCCCAAGGCTCAGGAAAGCAAATACCAGAGATGTGGGGATTCAGGTGAACCCCAGGCAGGATGCTTCCGTCCAGTGCTCTTTGGGTCCCAGGACTCTAATACGGAGGAGAGATGGGACACTTAAAAAACCTCAGCAGGTTCCTCCAGATCAAGGAAGTCCTACAACACCCACTAAGAGTGTACACTTCCCCAGAACCATAGCGGTGTACTCTCCTGTAGTTACTGGAGGAAAACTTTCCACTATCCAGGGAGAGGAGGAAGAACCAGAACCGAAGCCTCAGGAAGAGGCTGACAAAGACGAAGTTCCCCAGAAATCCGTTAAGGAAGGGAGCAAAGTGGATGATGACCCTAAGGAGGAGGTTAAAGAGGGTCAGTCTGAGGACCAGCCAACAGGTTCACCTGGCCAGACAAGGCTGCGGTTCCAG TTCCTGGAGCAGAAGTATGGCTACTACCACTGTAAAGACTGCAACATTCGTTGGGAAAGTGCCTATGTCTGGTGTGTGCAGGGTACAAATAAG GTGTATTTCAAACAGTTCTGCAGAACATGTCAGAAATCCTTTAATCCTTATCGAGTGGAGGATATCATGTGTCAA AGCTGCAAACAGACTAGATGTACCTGTCCTGTGAAAGTGCGTCATGTAGATCCAAAGAGACCCCATCGTCAGGACCTGTGTGGAAGATGCAAGGGGAAGAGGCTCTCCTGCGACAGCACCTTCAGCTTTAAGTATATAATTTAA